One genomic segment of Petrotoga sp. 9PW.55.5.1 includes these proteins:
- a CDS encoding cell wall metabolism sensor histidine kinase WalK, protein MTYVYILIIILLIILNILLFLAYYRKKQEEKSYKQLKNEIAKSIDLNIKNPVNDFLLHQLNFFIQNLQEKYKSEKNKRRNIFSILDNLSEGVILVSINHDEIIRVDFANSFAKNIFNTEEFVGRTLTEVIDNHNLIELALKSFKINDNVDEDISFYYPEKKYFRCQVKSIGVENYRVIILLDITKEKNLENLRREFLTIMSHEMRTPLSVISGYLETVLNEPNLDEEIYISLKKVEEETSRLTRMFNDLLDIERLEKNIGEEKRFVYFNFSNTIKRAYDFFKIVSDNLFVEFEKQVEEDIYIFGNEDRLLQVVYNILDNSFKFTSLKEKGQKKVWLRLYQSSNEVILEIEDTGIGIPSKEMKKIFNLFYRVDKSRTRQVPGLGIGLYIVKTILESHGARIYLDSEENNGTLFQIIIPTNKNALNRTEKSF, encoded by the coding sequence TTGACCTATGTATATATTTTAATTATCATTTTGTTAATTATCTTAAATATATTACTTTTCTTAGCATATTATAGGAAAAAACAGGAAGAAAAGTCTTATAAACAACTTAAAAATGAAATTGCGAAAAGCATCGACCTAAATATAAAAAACCCTGTTAATGATTTCCTTCTTCATCAATTGAATTTTTTCATTCAAAATCTTCAAGAAAAATATAAATCTGAAAAAAACAAAAGAAGGAATATTTTTTCGATTTTAGATAATCTTTCAGAGGGAGTAATTTTGGTTTCCATAAATCACGATGAGATTATTAGAGTAGATTTTGCTAATTCTTTTGCAAAAAATATTTTTAATACTGAAGAATTTGTTGGAAGGACTTTAACAGAAGTAATCGATAATCATAATTTGATTGAACTGGCTCTAAAAAGTTTTAAAATTAACGATAATGTAGATGAAGATATATCGTTTTATTATCCAGAGAAAAAATATTTCAGGTGTCAAGTAAAATCAATCGGTGTAGAAAATTATAGGGTAATAATTTTATTAGATATTACTAAAGAGAAGAATTTAGAGAATTTAAGAAGGGAATTCTTAACCATAATGTCTCATGAAATGAGGACTCCTTTATCAGTTATCAGTGGTTATTTAGAAACAGTTTTAAATGAACCTAATCTTGATGAAGAAATATATATCTCATTAAAAAAAGTAGAAGAAGAAACTTCTCGTTTAACGCGAATGTTTAATGATTTACTTGATATTGAGCGATTAGAAAAGAATATTGGAGAAGAAAAACGATTTGTTTATTTTAATTTTTCAAATACAATAAAAAGGGCCTATGATTTCTTTAAAATCGTGTCCGACAATTTATTTGTAGAGTTCGAAAAACAAGTTGAAGAAGATATATATATATTTGGAAATGAAGATAGATTATTACAAGTAGTGTATAATATTTTAGACAATTCTTTTAAGTTTACCTCTTTAAAAGAAAAAGGACAAAAAAAAGTATGGTTAAGATTATATCAGAGTAGCAACGAAGTTATTTTAGAAATTGAAGATACCGGAATAGGGATTCCTTCTAAAGAGATGAAGAAAATTTTTAACTTATTCTATCGAGTAGACAAGTCTAGAACAAGGCAAGTTCCAGGTTTGGGGATTGGTCTATATATTGTAAAAACCATACTAGAATCTCATGGAGCTAGAATATACTTGGATAGTGAAGAAAATAACGGAACATTATTTCAAATAATTATTCCGACTAATAAAAATGCTTTGAATAGAACAGAAAAATCATTTTAA
- the fusA gene encoding elongation factor G: MREYKAEEKRIVGFFGHHGCGKTTLMDDILVNYDSADRIGQRYLDKDPVEKEKGATFSNHIFSIDLDNTRTYFFDTPGSLDFIGDIQIAMNTVDNVVIVINASSGIEVTTERIWNMTRDFNKPVMIFINQMDKEEANYESLIQELKETFEDGIRVVPFQVPMGKGSNFKGTVNLLSKETFIYEGNSGKAIKQSELPEESKELFETYRSELIEDIVENNEELMEKYFESGEEGLTQEELVSALHKAYDENKIIPVFIGSATKNIGIDQLLEAIEKFGMTTSERKFFTENGEEISPSQEDSFLGLFVKNEVDPFVGKLTYLRVLRGSLKAGSTIYVVEENSREKISHLTIPRFEKNEEIEQAGVGDILVIPKLKSGKINQTVSGEESNIKLKLPEFPEPMISKSISPKSKNEIDKITESLAKIADSDPTFKWEFDPEIGETVISGMGSIHLEIMVEKLKKNFGIDFEVGKPKIAYKETIRSKSQAEYKHKKQTGGHGQYGHVKIEIEPLERGKGYEFVDKIVGGVIPKNFIPSVDKGIREAIKKGVLAGFPVVDIRVTLFDGSYHEVDSSDISFQIAARHAFKIAMESDNPVILEPIMHVEIFLPTENTGDVIGEITAKRGRPLGMESVGKGYDKILAEIPLAEMLDFSPRLSSISSGKAYFTMKFSHYSEVTPDIQNKIIEERKREEESEK; this comes from the coding sequence ATGAGAGAATATAAAGCAGAAGAAAAAAGAATTGTAGGATTTTTTGGACATCATGGGTGTGGAAAAACTACGCTTATGGATGATATCCTAGTAAATTATGATTCAGCTGACAGGATAGGTCAAAGATACTTAGATAAGGATCCTGTAGAAAAAGAAAAGGGAGCAACATTTTCCAACCATATATTTTCAATTGATTTAGATAATACGAGAACTTATTTCTTTGATACCCCCGGTTCTTTGGATTTCATTGGTGATATACAGATTGCCATGAACACAGTTGACAATGTAGTTATAGTAATTAACGCATCATCTGGAATAGAAGTAACTACCGAAAGAATTTGGAATATGACTCGTGATTTTAATAAACCTGTGATGATTTTTATAAACCAAATGGACAAAGAAGAAGCAAACTATGAATCTCTAATTCAAGAGCTCAAAGAAACTTTTGAAGATGGGATTAGGGTGGTTCCTTTTCAAGTTCCTATGGGAAAAGGAAGTAATTTCAAAGGAACCGTGAACCTTTTATCAAAAGAAACATTTATCTATGAAGGAAATAGCGGTAAAGCAATAAAACAAAGTGAACTACCTGAAGAAAGCAAGGAACTTTTTGAAACATATAGATCTGAATTAATCGAGGATATTGTTGAAAATAATGAAGAACTTATGGAAAAGTATTTTGAATCTGGAGAGGAAGGATTAACCCAAGAAGAGCTAGTTTCAGCGCTTCATAAAGCTTACGATGAAAATAAAATTATACCAGTATTTATAGGATCAGCAACTAAGAATATTGGCATTGATCAACTTTTAGAAGCTATTGAGAAATTTGGTATGACTACCTCTGAAAGAAAATTCTTTACGGAAAATGGTGAGGAAATAAGCCCCAGTCAAGAAGATTCTTTCTTAGGTCTTTTTGTTAAAAATGAAGTAGATCCTTTCGTTGGTAAACTTACATATTTAAGAGTTTTAAGGGGATCTTTAAAAGCTGGATCTACAATTTACGTAGTTGAAGAAAACTCGAGAGAAAAAATATCTCATTTAACTATACCTAGATTTGAAAAAAATGAAGAAATTGAACAAGCTGGAGTTGGAGATATCTTAGTTATTCCAAAACTGAAATCAGGTAAAATCAATCAAACTGTTTCGGGAGAAGAATCGAATATCAAGTTAAAATTACCTGAATTTCCTGAACCAATGATTTCTAAGTCAATTTCTCCAAAGTCCAAAAATGAAATTGATAAGATTACTGAATCGTTAGCAAAAATCGCTGACTCTGATCCTACTTTTAAGTGGGAATTTGATCCTGAAATCGGAGAAACAGTTATAAGTGGAATGGGTAGCATCCATTTAGAAATTATGGTAGAAAAACTCAAAAAGAACTTTGGGATTGATTTTGAAGTAGGAAAACCCAAGATTGCTTACAAAGAAACTATTAGAAGCAAATCTCAAGCAGAATATAAACACAAGAAACAAACAGGCGGTCATGGACAATACGGACACGTTAAAATAGAAATAGAACCGTTAGAAAGAGGAAAAGGGTATGAGTTTGTTGATAAGATAGTAGGAGGAGTAATTCCTAAAAACTTTATTCCTTCAGTAGATAAAGGAATTAGAGAGGCCATTAAAAAGGGAGTATTAGCGGGATTCCCAGTTGTGGATATTCGTGTTACTCTTTTCGACGGTTCTTATCATGAAGTGGATTCTTCAGATATTTCATTTCAAATAGCCGCAAGACATGCTTTTAAAATAGCTATGGAAAGCGATAATCCAGTTATTTTAGAACCTATAATGCATGTTGAGATATTTTTACCAACAGAAAATACAGGGGATGTTATAGGTGAAATAACAGCAAAAAGAGGAAGACCGTTAGGAATGGAATCGGTAGGTAAAGGATACGATAAAATACTAGCAGAAATTCCTTTAGCAGAAATGTTGGATTTTTCACCTAGACTTAGTTCGATATCTTCAGGGAAAGCTTATTTTACTATGAAATTTTCTCATTATTCTGAAGTTACACCTGATATTCAAAATAAAATTATAGAAGAAAGAAAAAGAGAAGAAGAATCAGAAAAGTAA
- a CDS encoding thioesterase family protein, with protein sequence MNTQLEKINLLKDKEFNYSFKVKDESYLWSEDQEVLQFGALSTTALMAEIHKCCYDILKNVLDDNQVAVVSHSCIDHLSSTPYSFKVFIKFKITQVVQNRVYFEGEVFDEINKIATFKVVRNIVSKRILKKNLNLKMESINFSGQLPNNNTH encoded by the coding sequence ATGAATACACAACTAGAAAAAATAAATTTACTGAAGGATAAAGAGTTCAATTACTCTTTTAAAGTTAAGGATGAAAGTTACTTATGGTCAGAGGATCAAGAAGTATTGCAATTTGGTGCCTTAAGCACAACCGCCCTTATGGCAGAGATTCATAAGTGTTGTTATGATATTCTTAAAAATGTGTTGGACGATAACCAAGTTGCAGTTGTTTCACATAGTTGCATAGACCATTTATCTTCAACACCTTATTCTTTTAAAGTTTTTATAAAATTTAAAATAACACAGGTTGTTCAGAATAGAGTCTATTTCGAAGGTGAGGTTTTTGATGAAATTAATAAAATAGCGACATTCAAAGTTGTAAGAAATATTGTTTCTAAAAGGATTTTGAAAAAGAATTTAAATCTTAAAATGGAAAGTATAAATTTTTCTGGTCAATTACCTAATAATAACACACACTAG
- a CDS encoding phosphodiester glycosidase family protein, translated as MKKYFTLFLFLFIAIISLAAEAVFLFESRSPVTIDAIKNQGNFYVKVDDLVYFDSMVINRTSRIIYIIYNKDVLEISLNDYYSKLNFINKYDDSVLILGKDVYLREDALSAFLKLNTFKNLDTIYFYSRVPKITDLKVGTNQIDISFNTELPNNSITLTQISQENGYLLSIKPISPLEKIPANVDYSYSNNTVYLKFRSDFSYDIILEGENLSIVMQSDLLTDGLLKSDTATSQTRDGFKYVERVEELNGQKLKIYMATIDPRKYEVKIDLNQLGVRSDVATYLNDKNPLFSVNASFFDPQTLEPVGNIMSEGELLHLSSYSRPAFIISKNSNADIDYIKLEYQMKINNLLFWVKSINSNWKGDVKLYTHHYKGDIFEQPEAYSFLLLDKNDKIISKNKNIPRENEKLLAIDKKYEKYLSSISIGDQVEFTLNKSENLLSDPVLLIEGGPILLNPDFNDEQIQAEKRSYSNGIIYSKSPRSLVAIDNQGNVNLMVIEGYDNPDVGVTYDEARNLLINMGNFTKAMLLDGGSSSIVYYDGKIQNYKDGKTRSNIPVLISVYEK; from the coding sequence ATGAAAAAATATTTCACATTGTTTTTGTTTCTTTTTATAGCTATAATTTCGTTAGCGGCTGAAGCGGTATTTTTGTTTGAGTCGCGATCTCCAGTTACTATCGATGCTATTAAAAACCAAGGTAATTTTTATGTAAAAGTTGATGATCTTGTTTACTTTGATTCAATGGTAATTAACCGTACTTCTAGGATTATATATATTATATATAACAAAGATGTTTTAGAAATAAGTTTGAACGATTATTATTCCAAGTTAAATTTTATAAATAAATATGATGACTCTGTTCTCATATTGGGTAAAGATGTATACTTAAGAGAAGATGCTTTATCAGCTTTTTTGAAATTGAACACTTTTAAAAATCTTGATACAATATATTTTTATTCCAGAGTTCCTAAAATTACTGACTTAAAAGTTGGAACTAATCAAATAGATATTTCTTTTAACACAGAACTACCAAATAACTCTATAACTCTAACCCAAATATCACAAGAAAATGGCTATTTACTAAGTATAAAACCTATATCTCCCTTAGAAAAAATACCCGCTAACGTAGATTATTCTTATTCCAACAACACTGTTTATTTAAAATTCAGAAGCGATTTTAGTTACGATATAATTCTAGAAGGAGAAAATTTAAGTATTGTTATGCAAAGTGATCTTCTTACAGATGGTTTATTAAAGTCAGATACAGCAACTAGTCAAACAAGAGATGGTTTTAAATATGTGGAAAGAGTAGAGGAATTAAACGGTCAAAAGTTAAAAATATATATGGCGACAATAGATCCAAGAAAATATGAAGTAAAAATTGATTTAAACCAATTGGGTGTTCGTTCGGATGTAGCTACATACTTAAATGATAAAAATCCTCTTTTTTCAGTAAACGCTTCCTTTTTTGATCCACAAACTTTAGAACCTGTGGGTAATATAATGTCTGAAGGGGAGTTATTACATTTAAGTTCTTATTCGAGACCAGCTTTTATTATTTCAAAAAATTCTAATGCCGATATAGATTATATAAAATTAGAATATCAAATGAAGATCAACAATTTATTATTTTGGGTGAAGTCAATAAATTCAAATTGGAAAGGTGATGTAAAGTTATACACCCATCATTATAAAGGCGATATTTTCGAACAACCCGAAGCATATTCCTTTTTGTTATTAGATAAAAACGATAAAATAATTTCTAAAAACAAAAATATTCCCAGAGAAAATGAAAAGTTATTAGCTATAGATAAAAAGTATGAAAAATATCTCTCTAGTATATCAATCGGAGACCAAGTTGAATTTACTTTAAACAAAAGTGAAAACTTGTTATCTGATCCAGTTTTACTTATAGAAGGAGGACCTATTTTATTAAATCCTGATTTTAATGATGAACAAATACAGGCAGAGAAAAGAAGTTATTCTAATGGAATAATATATAGTAAAAGTCCTAGAAGTCTAGTAGCGATAGATAATCAAGGGAATGTAAATTTGATGGTAATTGAGGGGTATGATAACCCCGATGTCGGAGTTACATACGATGAAGCAAGAAATTTGCTAATAAATATGGGGAATTTTACAAAAGCAATGTTATTAGATGGAGGAAGTTCCTCTATAGTATATTATGATGGCAAGATACAAAATTATAAAGACGGAAAAACAAGAAGCAATATACCTGTACTTATCAGTGTCTATGAAAAATGA
- a CDS encoding response regulator transcription factor, translating into MAKRSIMIVEDDPAISEMLSLNLSKEGYEVITAVSADEALKKLEEKEADFFIVDIMLPGSMDGFDLIRILKSSEEHRNAPVLILSAKDDAADKVAGLELGSDDYVTKPFNVRELIARIKSIFRRQIASAQMKEEGPKKITAKDLIIDTERLEVWVRGKPVSLTPLEFDLLVFLAKNEGKVFSRDVLLDKLWGYDYYGDTRTVDVHIRRLRTKIEEDPSNPKYIITVRGKGYKFRDPGKERDY; encoded by the coding sequence GTGGCAAAAAGAAGTATTATGATAGTAGAAGACGATCCAGCGATCTCTGAAATGTTATCCTTGAATTTAAGTAAAGAAGGTTACGAAGTAATAACGGCCGTTTCGGCAGATGAAGCTTTGAAGAAATTAGAAGAAAAAGAAGCGGATTTTTTCATTGTAGATATTATGTTACCAGGTTCAATGGATGGATTTGATTTAATAAGAATATTGAAATCCAGTGAAGAACATCGTAATGCACCTGTATTGATATTAAGTGCAAAAGATGATGCAGCAGATAAAGTAGCAGGACTAGAACTAGGTAGTGATGATTATGTTACTAAACCTTTCAATGTAAGAGAGTTGATTGCCCGAATTAAAAGTATCTTTAGAAGACAAATTGCTTCAGCTCAAATGAAAGAGGAAGGGCCTAAGAAAATAACTGCAAAAGATTTGATAATTGATACAGAAAGATTGGAAGTGTGGGTAAGAGGAAAGCCGGTTAGTCTTACTCCTCTAGAATTTGATTTATTAGTTTTTCTTGCAAAAAATGAAGGTAAAGTTTTTAGTCGAGATGTTTTACTGGACAAGTTGTGGGGATATGATTATTATGGAGATACAAGAACAGTTGATGTTCATATTAGAAGGTTAAGGACAAAGATCGAAGAAGATCCATCAAATCCAAAGTATATCATAACAGTAAGAGGTAAGGGATATAAATTCAGAGATCCTGGGAAAGAAAGAGATTATTAG
- a CDS encoding thymidine phosphorylase, with translation MRPYDIIKTKRDKGRNTREEIEFMIKGYLDNIIPDYQISAWLMAIFFNHLNEEESFNLTDVMLKSGDLIDLSQIKGKKIDKHSTGGVGDKTTLAIAPMVATLGIKVAKLSGRALGHTGGTIDKLEAIPGFRSSLSTQEFIKIANDVGVVVAGQTGNIAPADKKLYSLRDATATVEELSLIASSIMSKKLAVLSDGIVLDIKVGSGAFMKDIDKAKELGRIMLNISKKYNKKAVALITNMNQPLGNKIGNALEVLEAIETVKGNGPRDFSKLCLELSAYMVELSGIIPYKEAKEKLKKNIEDGSVKEKMKEWIKAQGGNELVVEEPYKYLEISENVVEFSSPQKGYITSINTEKVGSASMVLGAGREKKEDAIDTTVGIEILKKLGDRVEKGEPIAKLYVGSKSHVDNSLKFLKEAYKIEEQLPENLENKVIFDVLFN, from the coding sequence TTGAGGCCATACGATATAATTAAAACCAAAAGAGATAAAGGGAGAAATACTCGAGAAGAGATAGAATTTATGATAAAGGGATATTTGGATAATATTATACCTGATTATCAAATATCTGCATGGTTGATGGCAATATTTTTTAATCATTTAAACGAAGAAGAAAGTTTTAATCTTACAGATGTAATGTTAAAAAGTGGGGACTTAATAGATTTATCTCAAATAAAGGGTAAAAAAATAGATAAACATTCTACTGGAGGAGTTGGAGATAAAACTACATTAGCAATAGCCCCAATGGTAGCTACATTAGGTATTAAAGTAGCAAAGCTTTCGGGAAGGGCTTTAGGTCATACCGGGGGAACTATTGATAAATTAGAAGCCATTCCAGGTTTTAGATCTTCTTTAAGTACCCAAGAGTTTATTAAAATAGCCAATGACGTGGGGGTTGTTGTCGCTGGTCAAACAGGAAATATTGCTCCGGCAGATAAAAAATTGTATTCATTGAGAGATGCAACCGCTACAGTTGAAGAATTATCCTTAATTGCTTCAAGTATAATGAGTAAAAAACTTGCAGTGTTAAGTGATGGTATTGTTTTAGACATTAAAGTAGGGTCTGGGGCCTTTATGAAAGATATTGACAAAGCTAAAGAACTAGGAAGAATTATGTTGAATATTTCAAAGAAATATAATAAAAAGGCAGTGGCTCTGATAACTAATATGAATCAACCTTTAGGGAACAAAATAGGTAATGCTTTAGAAGTATTAGAAGCTATAGAAACCGTTAAAGGAAATGGTCCAAGAGATTTCAGCAAACTGTGTTTAGAATTATCCGCCTATATGGTAGAATTATCTGGTATAATACCCTATAAAGAAGCTAAAGAAAAATTGAAGAAAAATATAGAAGATGGATCAGTAAAGGAAAAAATGAAAGAGTGGATAAAGGCCCAAGGTGGGAATGAACTTGTAGTTGAAGAACCTTATAAATACTTAGAGATATCCGAAAATGTTGTAGAGTTTTCCTCCCCCCAAAAGGGTTATATAACAAGTATAAATACAGAAAAAGTAGGTTCCGCTTCAATGGTTTTGGGTGCAGGAAGAGAAAAGAAAGAGGATGCTATCGATACAACCGTAGGAATAGAAATATTGAAAAAACTTGGTGATAGAGTGGAAAAGGGAGAACCCATAGCTAAGTTGTATGTTGGTTCTAAAAGTCATGTAGATAACTCCTTAAAATTTTTAAAAGAAGCTTATAAGATAGAAGAACAATTACCCGAAAATTTAGAAAATAAAGTAATTTTTGATGTCTTATTTAATTGA
- the tilS gene encoding tRNA lysidine(34) synthetase TilS, producing MVLLDFEKKVLGFIKDYKIFNKYDKILLGVSGGKDSMSLFYTMHKLSKIIGFEISVVHLNHGMREEAIKDENFVREKCENIGVRFISEKKDVFQYSKKNKVGIEVAGRSLRYEFFYRTLRKLDYNKIATAHHMDDLVETLFYRILRGTGIYGLGGLVPIEGELAKPMLCVNLEDIKNYVTINNIEYVEDSYNYSLDYSRNKIRQNIAPLFEQINIKYSQSFFRLAKIVWKYREEIKKKFNERSKTSQDLISIELIGDFFDKEVLRYAFLKLGQYPPNMEETEKIIEMRNGGIRRINKINLVKKGNCIELRR from the coding sequence ATGGTGCTTCTGGATTTTGAGAAGAAAGTATTGGGGTTTATTAAAGACTATAAAATTTTTAACAAATATGATAAAATATTATTAGGAGTTTCTGGTGGAAAAGATTCCATGTCTTTGTTTTATACAATGCATAAATTGTCGAAAATTATAGGATTTGAAATCTCTGTAGTTCATTTGAATCATGGAATGAGAGAAGAAGCTATAAAAGACGAAAATTTTGTTAGAGAAAAATGTGAAAATATCGGTGTTCGTTTCATTTCTGAAAAAAAAGATGTCTTTCAATATTCTAAAAAGAACAAAGTTGGAATTGAGGTTGCGGGAAGAAGTTTGAGATATGAATTTTTTTATAGAACGTTAAGGAAATTAGATTATAATAAAATTGCTACAGCCCATCATATGGATGATTTAGTTGAAACACTTTTTTATAGAATATTACGTGGTACGGGGATTTATGGATTAGGTGGTCTTGTTCCTATAGAAGGTGAATTAGCAAAACCTATGTTGTGTGTTAATTTGGAAGATATAAAAAATTATGTTACAATTAATAATATAGAGTATGTGGAAGATAGTTATAATTATTCTCTAGATTATTCAAGAAATAAGATTAGGCAGAATATTGCTCCATTGTTCGAACAAATTAATATAAAATATAGTCAGAGTTTTTTTAGATTAGCAAAAATAGTATGGAAGTATAGAGAAGAAATTAAGAAAAAATTTAATGAAAGAAGTAAAACATCCCAAGATCTTATTAGTATAGAGTTAATAGGAGATTTTTTTGATAAAGAGGTTCTAAGATATGCTTTTCTAAAACTAGGACAATACCCTCCAAATATGGAAGAAACTGAAAAGATAATTGAAATGCGAAATGGAGGTATTAGAAGGATAAATAAAATTAATTTGGTAAAAAAGGGAAATTGTATTGAATTACGTCGTTAA
- the ftsH gene encoding ATP-dependent zinc metalloprotease FtsH, which translates to MEKNNKNKSKVYGLLFIYVLIGVLIFFGVNSIISSEDVTQIEYSQLISMAEDDKIISLEIEDSGYVRARDLNGLYYKTYAPNFLTDQQYVYGLASRGIEIKYVNSLENSWWVSILTLLLPIFLLLFMFSFLFRSRGGAAGQSMNFIKSPAKKYENKKNKVSFNDVAGVKEAKEELTDVIKFLKNPKTFNKLGARMPKGVLLVGPPGTGKTLLARAVAGEAEVPFFYISGSDFVELFVGVGAARVRDLFNQAKANAPAIIFIDEIDAVGRQRGAGLGGGHDEREQTLNSILVEMDGFDPSIGIIVMAATNRADVLDKALLRPGRFDKKVVVDRPDAQGRKEILKIHFRGKKISPDMDLDVLAKITPGFVGADLENLVNEAALLAARSGKKYITMKDCEEAVERVLAGPERKTRILTDQEKEVVAYHELGHALLGTLLPNSDPVHKVTIIPRGYAALGYTLQLPTEDRYLMSKSELLDDIVVMLGGRAAEEIIFEEITSGAENDLKRATEMARRMVESYGMSEKIGPVFWGSESEETFLARELFREKNYSDETAKELDSEVKRIINYSYEKAKKILNENRKKLEIITQYLLKVETINGKELKDLLSKDIDDLKDFVDNFGDSSIIQEEVRVINYEYTTRKNKFTEG; encoded by the coding sequence TTGGAAAAAAATAATAAAAATAAATCTAAAGTCTACGGGCTTTTATTTATATATGTATTAATAGGAGTTTTGATCTTCTTCGGGGTTAACAGTATTATATCCTCTGAAGATGTAACACAAATAGAATACAGCCAGCTAATAAGTATGGCCGAAGATGACAAGATAATATCTTTAGAAATTGAAGATTCTGGTTATGTGCGAGCCCGAGATTTGAATGGACTTTATTATAAGACTTATGCCCCGAATTTTCTGACAGATCAACAGTATGTTTATGGATTAGCAAGTCGAGGAATAGAAATAAAATATGTAAATAGTCTTGAAAACAGTTGGTGGGTCTCTATTCTCACATTACTTTTACCCATTTTTTTACTTCTTTTCATGTTTTCCTTCTTGTTTCGATCAAGGGGAGGAGCCGCTGGGCAGAGTATGAATTTTATAAAGAGTCCTGCTAAAAAATATGAAAATAAAAAAAACAAGGTTTCTTTTAATGATGTAGCAGGAGTTAAAGAAGCAAAAGAAGAGTTAACTGATGTTATAAAGTTCCTTAAAAATCCTAAAACATTTAATAAGTTAGGGGCTAGAATGCCAAAAGGTGTTCTTTTGGTTGGACCACCTGGAACAGGTAAAACATTATTGGCGAGGGCCGTTGCTGGTGAAGCAGAAGTACCTTTTTTCTATATTAGTGGTTCGGATTTCGTTGAGCTTTTTGTTGGTGTAGGAGCTGCAAGAGTTAGGGACCTTTTTAATCAGGCAAAAGCTAATGCGCCCGCTATAATTTTTATTGATGAAATAGATGCTGTTGGTAGACAGAGAGGAGCTGGTCTTGGGGGAGGGCACGATGAAAGAGAGCAAACACTCAACTCTATATTGGTTGAGATGGATGGTTTTGATCCTAGCATTGGAATAATTGTAATGGCAGCCACTAATAGAGCAGATGTACTTGATAAAGCTTTATTAAGACCCGGAAGATTTGATAAAAAAGTTGTTGTGGATAGACCAGATGCACAGGGCAGGAAAGAAATTTTAAAAATTCATTTTAGGGGTAAAAAGATTTCTCCAGATATGGATTTGGATGTTTTAGCTAAGATAACCCCTGGTTTTGTCGGTGCAGATCTAGAAAATTTAGTCAATGAAGCAGCACTTCTTGCAGCCAGAAGCGGTAAAAAATATATTACAATGAAAGATTGTGAAGAAGCTGTTGAAAGAGTTTTAGCGGGTCCAGAGCGTAAAACTAGAATACTAACTGATCAGGAGAAGGAAGTAGTAGCATATCATGAATTGGGACATGCTTTATTAGGAACACTTTTACCTAATTCAGATCCTGTTCATAAAGTTACAATCATACCAAGGGGATATGCCGCTTTAGGTTATACTCTGCAATTGCCAACAGAAGATAGGTATTTAATGAGTAAGTCCGAATTATTGGATGATATAGTAGTAATGTTAGGTGGTAGAGCTGCAGAAGAAATAATATTTGAAGAAATTACCAGCGGAGCTGAAAACGACTTAAAAAGAGCAACTGAAATGGCACGAAGAATGGTAGAAAGCTATGGAATGAGTGAAAAAATAGGACCCGTTTTCTGGGGAAGCGAAAGTGAAGAGACATTCTTAGCTCGAGAACTTTTTAGAGAAAAGAATTATTCTGACGAAACAGCGAAAGAATTAGATTCAGAGGTAAAAAGAATTATTAATTATAGTTATGAAAAGGCAAAAAAAATATTAAATGAGAATAGAAAAAAATTGGAGATCATTACGCAATATCTTTTAAAAGTTGAAACTATAAATGGCAAAGAGTTAAAAGATTTATTAAGCAAAGATATAGATGATTTAAAGGATTTTGTTGATAATTTTGGAGATTCTTCAATAATTCAAGAAGAAGTCCGGGTGATAAATTATGAATACACAACTAGAAAAAATAAATTTACTGAAGGATAA